A window of the Dissulfuribacter thermophilus genome harbors these coding sequences:
- a CDS encoding cytochrome c3 family protein, translating to MDNPFSTEGKPFFFDQGVADQLGTCYSCHPGGGPAEGIVKSDGTVAPYDSPEAEATLSHSYDRDFYTYGPNATTQSLISGKSIQETVADHGDPKRHDWSKSGVMEADCLLCHIDPDLESNPFVYEAADGLKVQPFRPRLMIFAERQNGEVVKISLGMPLKEGVLNESALSYTNDIQRMTRPIGSKFFKLSMLPKDHVGELFRIWTDGLKAIDPSGESLPYALYGPPSITPHIYTQNGIKDAYTYNPNGGADEMAKLMANQEAIGAIFAQILDYMKQNGLMPAEATMDDLNAMFFNSFVYGYEIRDPGTGQLLPIPFPLRSYEPGKIYTDWDDPNASVRDFVRAPLVEGQGIQYSGLVGLGWAAFQYAYGLIMQGDMTYFDPKAFFGINLTKVIADWENGIIPYDTLKNMAARHDFLPSFFYMMPTAQLMGLDLNNDGMPLSYVQIVKNGDEWEAKSYYNVADLGDDGALDIEMFGGSDDVDSWKWVKVCGQCHVMTKDHGNSEWTRARLYALGMPADWVKNGQYVNFTDDPEASGYDVHMSGKKMGCGSCHLRYTGDVEAKHNFLKGTDTAHMVRNDLDNNPKPRTCEGCHLSGQDPDAPNPTRKHEEKFGEVAGKHIAEIACETCHIPYKRTWRFRAFDDTLGYYSNFDNRFGYYTLMGGLSNFPAMAFPPYYALSPVYGTSPGYGIPHFHMLAQHIDADGNGIQPMDFMSQMVDYFWMSSEADPGQLVNGLMTNPKFDFWKSFYQIMLEKQKSLGVPITYDPAHDNEVYPPLYWANSKNGYPQIVIGNPITILTWVDANPYPEGGMSALADNPLAYGGTKVLYLREINAAIDKFLPAATFYVYTPDQLRDIPPNDPTWAQDPNVGKVVLKDSGYVIFDHTGDGFPELWWEEDVRAMQEALVKVLKAEGESNPMPMLFIAAHYFSDSHGVQPAEKALGAQSCFDCHGDYTKDPGAHRITDRIVGFLPWAPPWFEEKNRALTFDPEAAKTKEGLAEYMRKTGMVPTPAMADFLAGKGPDPFFVVDGEVIYIDKFEANGLSILGARQDEILAHSRHHAEELFYMTAEGHITGAEIAAELGAKLTEEELNKTYLKQVVNGPWSDKHYFYVPEEIRPEITELGFQPAKEFVYVAGKGFVEGYILKVGVEGEGHETMFVKLPFQGADPEVYVKSHGDYAFRPAEGAEVLSHVGAYVWVKINEPGEYVAAERGSEGGSPLFEKLWGAFLR from the coding sequence TTGGACAATCCTTTCTCAACTGAGGGCAAGCCATTTTTCTTTGATCAGGGCGTGGCAGATCAGTTGGGGACATGCTACAGCTGTCACCCAGGCGGCGGTCCAGCAGAAGGAATTGTAAAGTCTGATGGGACTGTGGCCCCTTACGACAGCCCAGAGGCTGAAGCCACACTTTCACACTCTTACGATAGAGATTTCTACACCTATGGCCCCAATGCTACGACACAGTCTCTGATTAGCGGAAAGTCTATTCAAGAGACAGTTGCTGATCACGGCGATCCAAAGCGCCATGACTGGTCAAAGAGTGGGGTCATGGAGGCAGACTGTCTTCTCTGCCATATTGATCCAGACCTTGAATCAAATCCATTTGTTTATGAGGCAGCAGATGGCCTTAAGGTGCAGCCCTTCAGGCCAAGGCTCATGATCTTTGCTGAACGCCAAAATGGAGAGGTGGTTAAGATTTCCCTTGGAATGCCACTTAAGGAAGGCGTATTGAATGAAAGCGCCCTTTCCTACACCAATGACATTCAGCGCATGACTCGCCCAATAGGCAGCAAGTTCTTCAAGCTTAGCATGTTACCAAAAGACCATGTAGGAGAGCTCTTCAGGATCTGGACAGACGGATTAAAGGCTATTGATCCCTCTGGGGAATCACTACCCTATGCACTATACGGACCACCAAGTATTACTCCTCACATCTATACCCAAAATGGAATAAAGGATGCATACACCTACAATCCAAACGGTGGTGCAGATGAGATGGCCAAGTTAATGGCAAATCAGGAGGCCATTGGGGCTATTTTTGCCCAAATCCTGGACTATATGAAGCAAAATGGCCTAATGCCAGCTGAGGCCACCATGGATGATCTAAATGCAATGTTCTTTAATTCATTCGTGTACGGCTATGAAATTAGAGATCCAGGAACTGGGCAACTCCTACCAATTCCTTTCCCACTTCGTTCCTATGAGCCTGGTAAGATCTATACTGATTGGGACGACCCAAATGCGTCTGTGAGAGATTTCGTCCGCGCCCCACTTGTAGAGGGTCAGGGAATTCAGTATAGCGGTCTCGTAGGCTTGGGCTGGGCTGCATTTCAGTATGCCTACGGCCTGATTATGCAGGGGGACATGACATACTTCGATCCCAAGGCATTCTTTGGAATCAATCTCACCAAAGTCATAGCTGATTGGGAAAATGGGATTATCCCATACGATACCTTAAAGAATATGGCTGCAAGGCATGATTTCTTGCCAAGCTTCTTCTACATGATGCCCACTGCACAGCTAATGGGTCTAGATCTCAATAATGACGGCATGCCACTCAGCTATGTGCAGATCGTGAAGAATGGAGATGAGTGGGAGGCAAAGTCATATTACAACGTGGCCGACCTTGGTGACGACGGAGCTCTCGACATTGAAATGTTTGGCGGTTCCGATGATGTCGATTCATGGAAATGGGTCAAGGTCTGTGGCCAGTGCCATGTGATGACAAAGGACCATGGCAACTCTGAGTGGACCAGAGCAAGACTTTATGCCCTTGGAATGCCAGCTGACTGGGTCAAGAATGGTCAATATGTAAACTTCACAGATGATCCAGAAGCCTCAGGCTATGACGTCCACATGTCAGGGAAGAAGATGGGCTGTGGTTCATGCCATCTGAGATATACGGGTGACGTTGAAGCAAAGCACAACTTCCTCAAGGGGACAGACACTGCCCATATGGTGAGAAATGACCTTGACAACAATCCAAAGCCAAGGACATGCGAAGGCTGCCATCTAAGCGGACAGGATCCAGATGCGCCTAATCCCACCAGAAAGCATGAAGAAAAATTCGGGGAAGTGGCTGGTAAGCACATAGCCGAGATCGCATGTGAAACATGTCATATTCCATATAAACGTACCTGGCGTTTCAGGGCCTTTGACGACACCCTTGGTTATTATTCAAACTTCGATAACAGATTCGGCTATTACACCTTGATGGGCGGTCTTTCCAACTTCCCAGCCATGGCATTTCCTCCATACTATGCTCTTTCACCGGTATATGGAACTTCACCAGGCTACGGGATCCCGCACTTCCATATGCTGGCACAGCACATCGATGCTGATGGTAATGGCATTCAGCCAATGGATTTCATGTCACAGATGGTGGATTATTTCTGGATGAGCAGCGAGGCCGATCCAGGCCAGCTCGTGAATGGTCTCATGACCAATCCCAAGTTCGATTTCTGGAAGAGCTTCTATCAGATCATGCTTGAAAAGCAAAAATCCCTTGGAGTGCCAATAACCTATGATCCAGCCCATGACAATGAGGTCTATCCGCCTCTGTATTGGGCAAATTCCAAGAATGGATATCCTCAGATTGTGATTGGTAACCCGATAACCATTCTTACCTGGGTCGATGCCAATCCGTATCCAGAGGGAGGAATGAGCGCCCTAGCTGATAATCCTCTTGCATATGGTGGAACCAAGGTCTTGTATCTAAGAGAGATCAACGCTGCTATAGACAAGTTCCTGCCTGCAGCGACATTCTACGTCTATACACCAGACCAGCTTAGAGACATTCCACCCAATGATCCTACATGGGCACAGGATCCAAATGTAGGTAAGGTAGTGCTCAAGGATTCTGGCTATGTGATCTTCGACCACACAGGCGATGGCTTCCCTGAGCTCTGGTGGGAAGAAGACGTAAGGGCAATGCAGGAGGCCTTGGTAAAGGTGTTAAAGGCTGAAGGCGAGTCCAATCCAATGCCCATGCTCTTTATAGCTGCTCATTACTTCTCTGACAGCCATGGAGTACAGCCTGCAGAGAAGGCACTCGGGGCACAGTCCTGTTTCGATTGCCACGGCGATTACACAAAGGATCCTGGTGCACATCGTATCACCGATAGGATCGTAGGCTTCTTGCCATGGGCACCACCATGGTTTGAGGAGAAGAACAGGGCCCTTACCTTTGATCCAGAGGCAGCTAAGACAAAAGAGGGTCTTGCAGAGTATATGAGAAAGACCGGCATGGTGCCGACTCCTGCTATGGCTGACTTCTTAGCTGGAAAAGGCCCAGATCCATTCTTCGTAGTGGATGGAGAGGTTATCTACATTGATAAATTCGAGGCAAATGGCCTCAGCATCCTCGGTGCAAGACAGGATGAAATATTGGCTCACAGCAGGCACCATGCTGAAGAGTTATTCTACATGACTGCTGAAGGCCATATTACAGGGGCAGAGATTGCTGCTGAGCTAGGTGCCAAGTTAACTGAAGAGGAGTTGAACAAGACCTATCTCAAACAGGTGGTGAATGGTCCTTGGTCTGATAAGCACTACTTCTACGTGCCAGAGGAGATCAGGCCTGAGATAACAGAGCTTGGGTTCCAGCCAGCAAAGGAATTCGTGTATGTTGCTGGAAAGGGCTTTGTAGAAGGATACATACTGAAGGTCGGAGTTGAAGGTGAAGGCCATGAGACTATGTTTGTTAAGTTACCATTCCAGGGTGCTGACCCTGAGGTATACGTCAAGTCTCATGGAGATTATGCCTTCAGGCCTGCAGAAGGTGCCGAAGTACTTTCCCATGTAGGCGCATATGTGTGGGTTAAGATCAATGAGCCAGGTGAATATGTTGCAGCAGAAAGGGGAAGCGAAGGCGGAAGTCCATTGTTTGAAAAATTGTGGGGTGCATTTCTCCGCTAG